One stretch of Actinomycetota bacterium DNA includes these proteins:
- a CDS encoding DNA alkylation repair protein yields MNKYIKLREQFEKNRNSEYAKKMSAYLRNLFLFYGLPTSKRRALYKEFLKEEKRKRLIDWDLLDQCYEDEHREFQYLVVDYLRTMQKFLTFDDVPHIKKYIKAKQWWDTIDGFTGIIGNIAFVDERINDLMIEWSIDEDFWVRRIAIDHQLHRKDKTNTRLLEKIIVNNFGSSEFFINKAIGWSLRDYSKTNPDWVRKFIETYKDRMDKLSIREASKYL; encoded by the coding sequence ATGAACAAATATATCAAACTTAGGGAACAATTTGAAAAAAACCGCAATAGTGAATATGCAAAAAAGATGTCTGCATACTTGAGAAATTTGTTTTTGTTCTACGGTCTGCCAACATCAAAACGAAGGGCTCTTTATAAAGAATTTCTAAAAGAAGAGAAAAGAAAAAGATTAATTGATTGGGATTTGCTTGATCAGTGCTATGAAGATGAACATAGGGAGTTCCAGTATCTTGTTGTGGATTATCTTAGGACAATGCAGAAGTTTTTAACATTTGATGATGTCCCACATATAAAGAAATATATAAAGGCAAAACAGTGGTGGGATACGATTGATGGCTTTACCGGAATCATTGGAAATATCGCTTTTGTTGATGAAAGAATAAATGACTTAATGATTGAATGGTCGATTGATGAAGATTTTTGGGTGCGAAGAATTGCTATTGATCATCAACTTCATAGAAAGGATAAGACGAATACCCGGTTGCTTGAAAAAATAATAGTGAATAATTTTGGGAGTTCTGAGTTCTTTATCAATAAGGCTATTGGTTGGAGCTTGCGAGACTACTCAAAAACAAATCCTGACTGGGTAAGAAAATTTATAGAAAC